Proteins from a genomic interval of Schistocerca piceifrons isolate TAMUIC-IGC-003096 chromosome 3, iqSchPice1.1, whole genome shotgun sequence:
- the LOC124789061 gene encoding uncharacterized protein LOC124789061, whose product MEDWDKVDRLTFQQASRTSNSITNRQMRKYDKLQQKATDETLTQDRRRTVVNFSSHTLSEATTAILAKGMNFAVAPKRVSKEDIIESVEASVRHLSQAEAEKIRQETVRVLNKAKPPKQNINAEEYHAIKELRDNPHLVVVQADKATPL is encoded by the coding sequence atggaagactgggataaagtcgacaggttaacctttcagcaagcatcaaggaccagcaatagtattactaaccgccagatgagaaagtacgacaaactacaacagaaagccacggacgaaacattgacgcaggacaggcgacggacagtggtcaacttctccagccacaccttgagcgaagcaaccacagcaattctggccaaggggatgaatttcgcagtcgcacctaagcgagtttcaaaagaagatatcatagaatccgtagaggcttcggtacgtcatctgtcacaggccgaggcggagaagatccggcaggaaacggtcagagttctgaataaagcaaagccaccgaagcaaaacatcaacgctgaggaataccatgccatcaaggaactcagggacaacccccacttagtagtggtacaggcagataaggcaacgccactgtag